A single window of Gossypium hirsutum isolate 1008001.06 chromosome A10, Gossypium_hirsutum_v2.1, whole genome shotgun sequence DNA harbors:
- the LOC107896271 gene encoding probable transcription factor At1g61730, which yields MAPKRSNPVEVPAPAFSSEEDEEVTSSEEVEEEGSSTEEEGEEDSKTKSTPLIHNTPPPRKLETANDESDESGSDSESESDTALPVAIATKPGSNKPLASSSKRPGESGLDAKEGKRPKKKVGGEGMATAPVVEEVNRTGEDAKKLLFQRLFSEDDEIALLKGMLDYSAKTGADPHADMNGFYDFVKKSIHTNVSKVQLMDKVRRLKKKFKNNVGKNKKGEDPTFSKAHEQKAFELSKKIWGVSGKVESSTAKSNGKAKGNNKAVAALKAELPSSSDKKTDNAVPIEVDNVVSKSSSSLLDMKFSVSDTEVGVVKVGLDMVDGEKKAALEAKWRKLQMAQLDLFVERTEFVTEQAKLALKYYKSEDE from the coding sequence atgGCACCAAAGCGTTCAAACCCTGTTGAAGTCCCAGCACCCGCTTTTTCATCTGAAGAAGATGAAGAGGTGACTTCTTCTGAGGAAGTAGAAGAAGAAGGGTCTTCAACTGAGGAAGAAGGTGAGGAAGACTCCAAAACCAAGTCTACTCCATTGATCCACAATACCCCACCACCCAGAAAGCTTGAAACAGCTAATGATGAATCTGATGAATCCGGTTCTGATTCCGAATCTGAATCCGACACCGCTCTACCGGTTGCTATTGCGACGAAACCCGGATCGAATAAGCCCTTGGCTTCTTCATCTAAACGGCCTGGGGAGTCTGGGTTGGATGCCAAAGAAGGGAAACGACCCAAGAAGAAGGTTGGGGGAGAAGGGATGGCTACTGCACCTGTTGTGGAGGAGGTGAATAGGACTGGTGAAGATGCAAAGAAGCTGCTGTTCCAGCGGTTGTTCAGTGAAGATGATGAGATTGCTTTGTTGAAAGGTATGTTGGATTATTCTGCTAAAACAGGGGCTGACCCTCATGCTGATATGAATGGGTTTTATGACTTCGTTAAGAAATCGATTCATACTAATGTTAGCAAAGTACAATTGATGGATAAGGTTAGAAGactaaagaaaaaattcaaaaacaatgtTGGTAAAAATAAGAAGGGTGAGGATCCAACTTTCTCTAAAGCCCATGAACAAAAAGCTTTTGAGTTGTCGAAAAAGATTTGGGGAGTTAGTGGAAAAGTTGAGTCTTCAACTGCCAAGTCGAACGGGAAAGCCAAGGGGAATAACAAGGCAGTGGCAGCATTGAAAGCTGAGTTGCCTTCTTCATCCGATAAGAAAACAGACAATGCGGTGCCAATAGAGGTCGATAATGTGGTGTCTAAGAGTTCCAGTAGTTTGCTTGATATGAAATTTAGTGTCTCTGACACGGAAGTAGGAGTTGTAAAGGTCGGGTTGGATATGGTTGATGGTGAAAAGAAGGCTGCTTTGGAGGCAAAATGGAGGAAATTGCAAATGGCGCAGTTGGACTTGTTTGTTGAGCGAACTGAATTTGTGACTGAGCAAGCTAAGTTGGCGCTGAAATATTACAAGTCCGAAGACGAATAG
- the LOC107896272 gene encoding MATH domain and coiled-coil domain-containing protein At3g58270 produces the protein MAVDSKFQSMDIDVKIKKFTWRIQNFSSLEVKKLYSEVFTVDGYKWRILIFPKGNHVDHLSIYLDVADSATLPYGWSKYAQVGFGVIDQFDRETSSTRVTQHCFNAREADWGFTTFLCLTELHNPKRGYLLNDECLVEVYVCTDKTLDFISREFIVETDWDELKAKEADCVKAVMDNQKTPTTKPVEITLPSPTQSSSQTVATEPEEPAEEDMNTFFTSLESELSSSRMLYSKEEAKEALAKIKEALNTTPVNLNDSGKFSPLKQAIMILARFDGSSTTLTIEQKNELLDLEERLKELANRAAKAVQDKDQLTAKESIKQTMTCNLESSLIRYKEVETEVKQVDQILAALREEVEEAQKRKEKMLAERKGIYRSCKEMKMELDALGKELAECEATAKVGEEEEKSVEAEWGRIKDFISSIEAKI, from the exons ATGGCAG TGGATAGTAAGTTTCAATCTATGGATATTGATGTAAAAATAAAGAAGTTCACATGGAGGATTCAGAATTTCTCCAGTCTTGAAGTTAAAAAGCTCTACTCTGAAGTTTTTACTGTTGATGGCTACAAATG GCGAATTCTTATCTTCCCCAAGGGGAACCATGTGGATCATTTGTCAATTTATTTAGATGTTGCAGATTCAGCTACTTTGCCTTACGGATGGAGTAAATATGCCCAAGTCGGATTCGGAGTCATCGATCAATTTGATCGTGAAACTTCCAGTACAAGAG TCACTCAGCATTGTTTCAACGCGAGGGAGGCTGATTGGGGCTTCACTACATTCTTATGTCTTACTGAATTACACAACCCTAAAAGAGGCTATCTCCTTAATGATGAATGCTTGGTTGAAGTATACGTTTGTACTGATAAGACTCTAGATTTTATTTCCCGTGAATTTATAGTCGAAACTGATTGGGATGAACTTAAGGCCAAGGAAGCTGATTGTGTTAAGGCAGTCATGGACAACCAGAAAACTCCTACAACCAAACCAGTAGAAATCACACTTCCTTCACCAACTCAGTCTTCTAGCCAGACTGTG GCCACTGAACCTGAAGAGCCTGCTGAGGAAGATATGAACACATTCTTCACTAGCTTAGAGTCCGAGCTTTCAAGCTCTAGAATGCTTTATTCTAAAGAAGAAGCAAAGGAAGCACTGGCTAAAATAAAAGAAGCCTTGAATACAACCCCCGTTAATCTTAACGATTCAGGGAAGTTTTCTCCACTTAAGCAGGCCATCATGATCCTAGCTAGGTTTGATGGTTCCTCCACCACCCTTACAATTGAGCAAAAGAATGAGTTGTTGGACTTGGAGGAAAGATTGAAAGAACTAGCTAACCGAGCAGCGAAAGCTGTGCAGGACAAGGATCAACTTACCGCCAAGGAATCTATCAAGCAGACGATGACTTGTAATTTGGAGAGTAGCCTAATCAGATATAAGGAGGTCGAAACAGAGGTGAAACAGGTGGATCAAATACTTGCTGCCCTCCGTGAGGAAGTTGAGGAAGCACAAAAGAGAAAGGAGAAGATGTTGGCTGAACGAAAGGGGATATACAGAAGTTGCAAGGAAATGAAAATGGAGTTGGATGCATTGGGAAAAGAATTGGCAGAGTGTGAGGCTACTGCCAAGGTTGGTGAGGAAGAAGAGAAGAGTGTTGAGGCTGAATGGGGAAGAATCAAAGATTTCATCTCTTCCATTGAAGCTAAGATTTAA
- the LOC107896273 gene encoding fasciclin-like arabinogalactan protein 17 isoform X1 gives MAFMFFNSLLLLLLLLLQISCSRFSLALQENSSATVRSGQINSNSVLVALLDSHYTELAELVEKALLLQTLEETVGKHNITIFAPKNEALERDLDPEFKRFLLEPGNLKSLQTLLLYHIVPARIDRHSWPKSTSALTHHFTLSNERVELSGDDSSGEKFIGSAKVISSNAVDRPDGVIHGIEQLLIPRSVQQDFNNRRSLRSISAVKPEGAPEVDPRTHRLKKPAPPVKPGAPPVLPIYDAMAPGPSLAPAPAPGPGGPHHHFNGMRQVKDFIQTLIQYGGYNEMADILVNLTSLATEMGRLVSEGYVLTVLAPNDEAMAKLTTDQLSEPGAPEQIIYYHIIPEYQTEESMYNAVRRFGKVSYDTLRLPHKVLAQEADGSVRFGHSDGSAYLFDPDIYTDGRISVQGIDGVLFPLEEKAKEEKKTIKVATVKPRRGKLLEAACRMLVAIGQDSRFTSCRL, from the exons ATGGCTTTCATGTTCTTcaactctcttcttcttcttcttcttcttcttcttcaaatctCATGTTCTAGATTCTCATTGGCATTGCAAGAGAACTCATCAGCCACGGTCCGCTCGGGTCAGATCAATTCCAACTCAGTCCTGGTGGCTTTGTTAGACTCGCATTACACTGAGCTTGCCGAGTTGGTGGAGAAAGCTTTGTTGTTGCAGACCCTTGAGGAAACTGTCGGAAAACACAATATCACCATTTTCGCTCCTAAAAATGAAGCTCTTGAGCGGGATCTCGACCCTGAGTTCAAGCGGTTTTTGCTTGAACCTGGTAATCTCAAGTCCCTCCAAACTCTCTTGCTTTACCACATTGTGCCTGCTAGGATCGATCGTCATTCATGGCCCAAATCGACTTCGGCGTTAACCCATCATTTTACTTTATCAAATGAACGAGTTGAACTCTCCGGCGACGATTCCTCAGGTGAAAAGTTCATTGGTTCGGCCAAAGTAATTTCCTCCAACGCTGTTGACCGTCCCGATGGTGTCATCCACGGCATCGAACAACTATTGATCCCTCGATCGGTGCAACAAGATTTCAACAATCGTAGAAGCCTCCGCTCAATCTCCGCCGTCAAACCAGAAGGAGCTCCGGAAGTTGACCCCAGAACCCACCGCTTGAAAAAACCAGCACCCCCGGTCAAGCCCGGAGCTCCACCCGTCCTCCCAATCTACGACGCAATGGCTCCAGGCCCATCGCTAGCTCCGGCACCAGCTCCCGGACCCGGCGGACCTCACCATCATTTCAACGGAATGAGGCAAGTCAAAGATTTCATCCAAACTCTGATACAATACGGAGGGTACAATGAAATGGCGGACATTTTAGTGAACTTAACATCGTTAGCCACCGAAATGGGACGTCTGGTTTCCGAAGGTTATGTTTTAACCGTTTTAGCACCCAACGACGAGGCAATGGCGAAGCTAACGACGGACCAGTTGAGCGAACCAGGCGCGCCGGAGCAAATCATATATTACCATATAATCCCAGAGTACCAGACGGAGGAAAGTATGTACAATGCGGTGAGGAGATTTGGGAAAGTGTCGTACGATACATTGAGGTTGCCGCATAAAGTGTTGGCTCAAGAAGCTGATGGGTCTGTTAGATTTGGGCACAGCGATGGATCTGCGTATTTGTTCGATCCCGACATTTATACCGACGGAAGGATCTCCGTTCAGGGTATTGACGGCGTCCTTTTCCCGCTGGAAGAGAAAGctaaggaagaaaagaaaaccatCAAAGTTGCCACTGTGAAACCCAGAAGag GGAAGTTGCTTGAGGCTGCATGCCGAATGCTTGTGGCTATTGGACAAGATTCACGTTTCACCTCTTGCCGACTATGA
- the LOC107896274 gene encoding mitochondrial succinate-fumarate transporter 1, whose translation MKDFQANKNPQAESKKTTIPPYMKAISGSFGGIVEACCLQPIDVIKTRLQLDRMGNYKGIVHCGATVSSTEGVRALWKGLTPFATHLTLKYALRMGSNAMLQSAFKDSDTGTLSNKARFLSGFGAGVLEALVIVTPFEVVKIRLQQQRGLSRELLKYKGPIHCAHTIIREEGLFGLWAGAAPTVMRNGTNQAAMFTAKNAFDVVLWKKHEGDGKVLQPWQSMISGFLAGTAGPVCTGPFDVVKTRLMAQSRDGGEVKYKGMVHAIRTIYAEEGLRALWKGLLPRLMRIPPGQAIMWAVADQIIGLYERRYFHSAAL comes from the exons ATGAAAGATTTCCAAGCAAACAAAAATCCCCAAGCGGAATCCAAGAAGACGACGATACCGCCTTACATGAAAGCCATTTCAGGCTCCTTCGGCGGTATCGTAGAAGCCTGTTGTTTGCAACCCATCGATGTCATCAAAACCAGGTTGCAATTGGACAGGATGGGGAATTACAAAGGGATCGTTCACTGCGGCGCCACCGTGTCTAGCACCGAAGGGGTGCGGGCTCTTTGGAAAGGATTAACGCCCTTCGCTACTCACCTCACGCTTAAGTACGCGCTCCGGATGGGATCCAACGCCATGTTGCAGAGCGCGTTCAAAGACTCGGATACTGGCACCTTGAGTAACAAAGCGAGGTTTTTATCTGGGTTCGGTGCTGGGGTTCTTGAGGCGCTTGTTATCGTTACTCCCTTTGAG GTGGTGAAAATTAGACTGCAGCAACAGAGAGGACTAAGTCGAGAGCTTCTAAAGTACAAAGGTCCCATACATTGTGCTCATACAATCATCCGAGAAGAAGGCCTTTTTGGGCTGTGGGCAGGAGCTGCCCCAACCGTTATGCGTAATGGGACAAACCAAGCTGCAATGTTTACAGCCAAAAATGCTTTTGATGTAGTATTATGGAAGAAACATGAAGGCGACGGGAAAGTCCTCCAACCATGGCAGTCTATGATATCAGGTTTCCTTGCGGGAACAGCTGGTCCAGTATGTACTGGTCCCTTCGATGTCGTCAAAACTAGGTTGATGGCTCAAAGTCGAGATGGAGGTGAGGTGAAGTATAAGGGCATGGTCCATGCTATCCGAACAATATATGCCGAGGAAGGACTTCGTGCTTTGTGGAAAGGACTGCTGCCTCGGCTCATGAGGATACCACCTGGCCAGGCCATAATGTGGGCTGTTGCTGACCAAATAATTGGTCTTTATGAGAGGAGATACTTTCATAGTGCAGCTCTATAA